In Streptomyces zhihengii, a single genomic region encodes these proteins:
- the mobF gene encoding MobF family relaxase has protein sequence MTAKAFTAGRERYYRRNVARGDGAPGAELTVSSSVPGVPPGVWHGQGAQALRLTGLVSEAQMRALFGLGMHPDAEEIVARELGAGVSLTRAMKSAKLGPAVPRLTELSPLDEKIEQALEHVSGQLCRPLSKAETRDVRMGCAARAFKAEFRRDPADGAEVGRYLATRTGPRRRAVTGYDLTFSSEELSLLFALGGPEVRRIALEVLAQARSETLAWLERNALAVRTGAGGVAQQRAEPGLLAAIYLHYESRAGDPMLHEHAVISPRVKGPDGRWRNLDSRLLFRDIVVASELFNQRALELACTRLGLATEEVEVTPGQRPVMHIVGIDRRLRSIFAQRSHAVRTMAESLFDDYRRSHGREPGQRARIRVQGQAAVKTRPPKRRARSLDDLLTDWRRRAIAATDRDIVDNLLATARSAARERPAPAALDIAAAADAVLAAVTERRTTFRRRHVLAEARRYLMRTLAGVTAPPRAAEQITERVLAHGDCLDITPPAVNPPHPDLQRTDGTSVYQPIGSQTYTTRTLLAAENRLLAAARTPVIPPVGRGTFARIAALHRAPMDAGQRALASSFVLSEQLLLAGLGPAGAGKTTAMRLVSRAVDAAGGRLIPLAPSARAANVLGHDLDRRAHTLHAWLHQRGRAADGKQVGEDFHLRPGDIVLIDEAGMAGTRLLDRILADATAAGAVVRLLGDPHQLAAVEAGGALRLISRAGGAPELDRLHRFRTPGEPDASLILRDGQSTRTAFDWYRDKGRIVAGPYETMCDRVFTAWAKDLGKGLTSLMTAADTATVTALNLRAQAWHIASGTVDTRSAAALRAGQRAHVGDTIVTRSNRRRMTVRGGRDFVKNGDTWTVQQILPSNDIVARHIGHRGRIRLPADYVAAHCELGYASTIHRSQGMTVDTSHALASARSTRADVYVQLTRGARTNRLYVALEDGAHLDDALAAIAARRRAHVPATETIAALQQDRARPRQLSAEYADVAERATTARLTGLLEHALGPDQSALLMAADAYPALTRALHDAERAGFDLPRLLSNTVPQHGFDEADDPAAVLAWRLRHRLQDAAHAQQDNRPRPLAHLTLAHLHTLTRLAASHRAAAREALTAADAAATHLPAPVTTRTGHTHPAWDQRPMGELTSRELAAHLATMHIQTGRAQTSQTPLSDTARHLRDDLTREWQLRRALNRRDTAREDSQREQATSSAAPSPTSLTALRRTLHARRASTADRQHSARAALTRANATTDRINAELRFRDRLPDHAPHRPHHRGPLPDWVADSHALAHPDTPAHWTTHLAERHRILARALADRGHTLAAAPPAWARPLGPPPPTSTPRRRHAWATTAALVELWRTRHATTDAPGPGPRPTDPGDAEAWDALDARIRALTGRRRPMHLPPPGTPASVLIEAALGHLSTPPPPRPLPDHQALRDPLGVTVPSHAALDARLARHALATVLAGDPPTAPWMEEITAPSQDDEDEQRTYTKLLTAIGGYRRRHHRAGPDLLGPRPAGLDGEEWDHLTDAIDLYTHAQVQRRLQQMRTRTPTERAAHSAPSSPQRRQPLPDTNRSGHRPPAR, from the coding sequence ATGACAGCCAAGGCGTTCACTGCGGGGCGGGAGCGCTACTACCGGCGTAACGTCGCCCGCGGCGACGGTGCCCCGGGCGCCGAGCTGACGGTGTCCTCCAGCGTGCCCGGGGTGCCGCCCGGTGTCTGGCACGGGCAGGGGGCTCAGGCTCTGAGGCTGACCGGACTGGTGAGCGAAGCCCAGATGCGCGCTCTGTTCGGGCTCGGTATGCATCCCGATGCCGAGGAGATCGTCGCCCGTGAACTGGGTGCCGGTGTCTCGCTCACACGGGCCATGAAGTCGGCCAAGCTCGGGCCGGCCGTGCCTCGCCTGACCGAACTCTCCCCGCTCGACGAGAAGATCGAGCAGGCTCTGGAGCATGTGAGCGGCCAACTGTGCCGACCGCTGTCGAAGGCGGAGACGCGGGACGTGCGCATGGGGTGTGCGGCGCGTGCCTTCAAGGCCGAGTTCCGCCGGGATCCCGCGGATGGGGCCGAGGTGGGCCGGTACCTGGCTACCCGCACCGGCCCGCGGCGCCGTGCCGTGACCGGGTACGACCTCACCTTTTCCTCAGAGGAACTGTCGCTGCTGTTCGCGCTCGGCGGCCCCGAGGTGCGGCGGATCGCTCTGGAGGTCCTGGCCCAGGCCCGCTCCGAGACTCTGGCCTGGCTGGAGCGCAACGCCCTCGCAGTCCGCACCGGCGCGGGCGGGGTGGCCCAGCAGCGGGCAGAACCCGGGCTGCTGGCCGCCATCTACCTGCACTACGAGTCCCGCGCGGGCGACCCGATGCTGCACGAGCACGCGGTCATATCCCCACGCGTGAAGGGCCCCGACGGGCGCTGGCGCAACCTGGACTCGCGGCTCCTGTTTCGCGACATCGTGGTTGCCAGCGAGCTGTTCAACCAGCGCGCCCTGGAGCTCGCCTGCACCCGCTTGGGCCTGGCCACCGAAGAGGTCGAGGTCACGCCCGGCCAGCGACCGGTGATGCACATCGTCGGCATCGACCGGCGTCTGCGGAGCATATTTGCGCAGCGCTCCCACGCGGTGCGCACCATGGCCGAGTCGCTTTTCGACGACTACCGGCGCAGCCACGGGCGCGAGCCCGGGCAGCGGGCCCGGATCCGGGTGCAGGGGCAGGCCGCCGTGAAGACCCGCCCGCCCAAACGCCGTGCACGCTCCCTGGACGATCTGCTCACCGACTGGCGGCGCCGGGCGATCGCGGCCACCGACCGCGACATCGTCGACAACCTGCTCGCCACGGCCCGCTCTGCCGCGCGGGAACGGCCCGCCCCGGCGGCACTCGACATCGCCGCAGCAGCCGATGCCGTCCTGGCAGCCGTGACTGAACGGCGTACGACGTTTCGCCGCCGCCACGTGCTGGCCGAAGCACGCCGCTACCTGATGCGCACCCTGGCCGGGGTCACCGCTCCGCCCCGGGCGGCCGAGCAGATCACCGAGCGGGTCCTTGCCCACGGCGACTGCCTGGACATCACCCCGCCCGCGGTCAACCCGCCGCACCCGGATCTCCAGCGCACGGACGGCACCTCCGTCTACCAGCCCATCGGCTCACAGACCTACACCACCCGCACGCTGCTCGCCGCCGAGAACCGGCTGCTGGCCGCCGCCCGCACCCCCGTGATCCCACCAGTGGGGCGGGGCACCTTCGCCCGCATAGCTGCCCTGCACCGCGCCCCGATGGACGCCGGACAGCGCGCGCTCGCTTCCAGCTTCGTCCTGTCCGAGCAGCTGCTGCTGGCCGGGCTGGGGCCTGCAGGCGCCGGAAAGACGACGGCGATGCGCCTGGTGTCCCGGGCCGTGGACGCGGCCGGCGGCCGGCTGATCCCCCTCGCACCCTCCGCCCGAGCGGCGAACGTCCTCGGCCACGACCTCGACCGGCGCGCTCACACCCTGCACGCGTGGCTGCACCAGCGCGGCCGGGCCGCCGACGGCAAGCAGGTCGGCGAGGACTTCCACCTGCGGCCTGGCGACATCGTTCTCATCGATGAGGCAGGCATGGCCGGCACCCGCCTGCTCGATCGGATCCTTGCGGATGCGACGGCCGCCGGTGCTGTGGTGCGCCTGCTCGGCGACCCGCACCAGCTCGCTGCCGTCGAGGCCGGGGGAGCCCTGCGGCTCATATCCCGGGCCGGCGGGGCACCAGAACTCGACCGGCTGCACCGCTTCCGCACCCCCGGGGAACCGGACGCCTCCCTGATCCTGCGCGACGGCCAGAGCACGCGGACGGCCTTCGACTGGTACCGGGACAAGGGCCGGATCGTCGCCGGACCCTACGAGACGATGTGCGACAGGGTGTTCACCGCATGGGCCAAGGACCTCGGCAAGGGCCTCACCTCGCTGATGACGGCCGCCGACACCGCGACGGTCACCGCGCTCAACCTGCGGGCCCAGGCCTGGCACATCGCCTCCGGCACCGTCGACACCCGATCCGCAGCCGCCTTGCGTGCCGGGCAGCGTGCGCACGTCGGCGACACCATCGTCACCCGCTCCAACCGCCGCCGCATGACCGTGCGCGGCGGCAGGGACTTCGTCAAGAACGGCGACACCTGGACCGTTCAGCAGATCCTGCCCAGCAACGACATCGTGGCCCGCCACATCGGTCACCGCGGCCGTATCCGCCTGCCCGCCGACTACGTGGCCGCCCACTGCGAACTCGGCTACGCCTCCACCATCCACCGCTCCCAGGGCATGACCGTCGACACGTCGCACGCACTGGCCTCCGCCCGGTCCACCCGCGCAGACGTCTATGTCCAGCTGACCCGCGGCGCCCGCACCAACCGCCTCTACGTCGCCCTCGAAGACGGCGCCCATCTCGACGATGCCTTGGCGGCCATCGCCGCCCGGCGCCGCGCCCACGTGCCGGCGACCGAGACGATTGCCGCCCTGCAGCAGGACAGAGCCAGGCCCCGGCAGCTGTCCGCCGAGTACGCCGACGTCGCCGAGCGCGCCACCACCGCCCGGCTGACCGGCCTGCTCGAGCACGCCCTCGGCCCCGACCAGAGCGCGCTGCTCATGGCCGCCGACGCCTACCCGGCCCTCACCCGCGCCCTGCACGACGCCGAGCGGGCCGGGTTCGATCTGCCCCGCCTGCTGTCGAACACCGTGCCGCAGCACGGCTTCGACGAAGCGGACGACCCTGCCGCGGTACTCGCCTGGCGGCTGCGCCACCGCCTGCAGGACGCCGCCCATGCCCAGCAGGACAACCGGCCACGCCCCCTGGCCCATCTCACCCTGGCCCACCTGCACACCCTCACCCGACTCGCAGCCTCCCACCGCGCCGCAGCCCGCGAGGCACTCACGGCGGCCGACGCCGCCGCAACGCACCTGCCCGCGCCGGTCACCACCCGCACCGGACACACCCACCCCGCCTGGGACCAGCGCCCCATGGGCGAACTGACCAGCCGCGAACTCGCCGCCCACCTCGCCACGATGCACATCCAGACCGGCCGCGCCCAGACCAGCCAAACCCCGCTGTCCGATACAGCCCGGCACCTGAGAGACGACCTCACCCGCGAGTGGCAGCTCCGGCGAGCCCTGAACCGGCGCGACACCGCACGCGAGGACTCCCAGCGCGAGCAGGCCACCAGCAGCGCCGCCCCCAGCCCGACCTCACTGACCGCATTGCGCCGCACGCTTCACGCACGGCGCGCCTCCACCGCCGATCGCCAGCACTCCGCGCGGGCCGCACTCACCCGCGCCAACGCCACAACCGACAGGATCAACGCCGAGCTCCGCTTCCGCGACCGCCTGCCCGACCATGCACCCCACCGCCCCCACCACCGCGGACCCCTGCCCGACTGGGTCGCCGACTCCCACGCCCTGGCCCACCCCGACACCCCCGCACACTGGACCACACACCTCGCCGAACGCCACCGCATCCTGGCCCGCGCACTGGCCGACCGAGGCCACACCCTGGCCGCCGCCCCACCCGCCTGGGCCCGTCCGCTCGGCCCCCCGCCGCCGACCAGCACCCCCCGCCGACGCCACGCATGGGCCACCACCGCCGCTCTGGTGGAACTGTGGCGCACCCGCCACGCCACCACCGACGCCCCCGGACCAGGCCCACGCCCCACCGATCCGGGCGACGCGGAGGCATGGGACGCCCTGGACGCACGCATCCGAGCCCTCACCGGACGCCGCCGCCCGATGCACCTCCCACCGCCCGGAACTCCCGCCTCCGTCCTGATCGAGGCAGCCCTCGGCCACCTCAGCACACCCCCGCCCCCCAGGCCACTGCCCGACCACCAGGCACTGCGCGACCCTCTCGGCGTGACCGTCCCCTCCCACGCCGCGCTCGACGCACGGCTCGCTCGACACGCCCTGGCCACCGTGCTCGCCGGCGATCCCCCGACCGCACCATGGATGGAGGAGATCACCGCCCCCAGCCAGGACGACGAAGACGAACAGCGCACCTACACCAAGCTGCTCACCGCAATCGGTGGCTACCGGCGCCGTCACCACCGCGCGGGACCCGACCTGCTCGGCCCGCGCCCCGCCGGGCTTGACGGTGAGGAATGGGACCACCTCACCGACGCCATCGACCTGTACACCCACGCCCAAGTTCAGCGCCGCCTGCAACAGATGCGGACCCGCACCCCCACCGAACGCGCCGCCCACAGCGCGCCGTCCTCGCCACAACGACGACAGCCCCTGCCCGACACCAACAGGTCCGGCCACCGGCCACCGGCACGGTGA
- a CDS encoding DUF3085 domain-containing protein, with the protein MTDPTQQRPATPNNDPGNTTIPPTPHTTTPPHDTPTANTAHSQKKCTLVFPLAEVLATAEHAAAADNHKLGYAETEVAPRLWWVKDDGTYLMSNGQDPTDTRNADRLPTVVHAHGWGPGTDARSILGGDDFRKSIDLTTPLDEDTTTLLTMLRQAAAEGATCFLLKATLDEQHMTLTYITH; encoded by the coding sequence ATGACCGACCCCACCCAGCAACGCCCCGCAACGCCCAACAACGACCCCGGCAACACGACCATCCCGCCCACCCCCCACACCACCACGCCCCCTCACGACACGCCCACGGCCAACACCGCCCACAGCCAGAAGAAGTGCACGCTCGTCTTCCCCCTCGCCGAAGTCCTCGCCACCGCAGAACACGCCGCCGCCGCCGACAACCACAAACTCGGCTACGCAGAGACCGAAGTCGCACCCCGCCTGTGGTGGGTCAAAGACGACGGCACCTACCTCATGAGCAACGGACAAGACCCCACCGACACCCGCAACGCCGACCGCCTGCCCACCGTCGTCCACGCCCACGGCTGGGGACCCGGCACCGACGCCCGCTCCATCCTCGGCGGCGACGACTTCCGCAAATCCATCGACCTCACCACCCCCCTCGACGAAGACACCACCACCCTCCTCACGATGCTCCGCCAAGCCGCCGCCGAAGGCGCCACCTGCTTCCTCCTCAAAGCCACCCTCGACGAACAGCACATGACCCTCACCTACATCACCCACTAA